A stretch of the Archangium violaceum genome encodes the following:
- a CDS encoding bifunctional 3-(3-hydroxy-phenyl)propionate/3-hydroxycinnamic acid hydroxylase, producing MNLPSKIDVLVVGFGPVGAVVANLLGGHGVRTLVIDRSPELLTHPRAIALDNEALRILQLAGLSEDAFATLAIPYVCMHSPYCGEFARFNTGGSIDGHPKLVTFFQPELEQALRANVASHPTVHTALGVELTELEERGETVIAILKRADGSTTSVEATYVVGADGASSIVRRLIGLDFQGRTYAEDWLIVDARNVPRPIDHVEFLCDPRRPTPHMVAPGGRERWEFMLQAGESPEEIATDESIRRLLSRWGRPEDMVIERKAVYRFHARVADAFRRGRVFLAGDAAHITPPFVGQGLVAGLRDAANLCWKLAWVLRHRAAPSILDSYDTERRPHAKAMIALARRMGRLVMPGNAAVAMLMHGLMRLIRLVPPLSTYVAELGIKPKNRFARGLFVAGRASSHLVRGGVLPQGWLRGAEGSTRLSDDVFGPSLTLIGFGLDAGARLDEATRADFAACGGKVVQIRHRGQRLHRAAHGDSWEDLHEALIPGAAPFGWAAIVRPDRTVLHDGPVTEVNRLVREALVLLGAPRAADIAPALPYRMNDGAVL from the coding sequence ATGAACCTGCCCTCGAAGATTGATGTGCTGGTGGTCGGCTTCGGCCCGGTTGGCGCCGTGGTGGCCAACCTGCTCGGTGGCCATGGCGTGAGAACGCTCGTCATCGACCGCTCGCCGGAGCTGCTCACACATCCCCGCGCCATCGCGCTCGACAACGAAGCACTGCGCATCCTGCAGCTCGCCGGGCTCTCCGAGGACGCCTTCGCCACCCTCGCGATTCCCTACGTGTGCATGCACTCGCCCTACTGCGGCGAGTTCGCGCGCTTCAACACCGGCGGTTCCATCGACGGCCACCCGAAGCTGGTCACCTTCTTCCAGCCCGAGCTGGAGCAGGCGCTGCGGGCGAACGTCGCGTCCCATCCCACCGTGCACACGGCGCTGGGCGTGGAGCTGACGGAGCTCGAGGAGCGCGGCGAGACGGTCATCGCGATACTGAAGCGGGCCGACGGGAGCACGACCTCGGTGGAGGCGACCTACGTCGTCGGCGCGGATGGTGCCAGCTCCATCGTGCGTCGGCTCATCGGGTTGGACTTCCAGGGACGCACCTACGCCGAGGACTGGCTGATCGTCGACGCTCGGAACGTGCCACGGCCGATCGACCACGTGGAGTTCCTGTGCGACCCGCGACGGCCCACACCGCACATGGTGGCGCCGGGCGGGCGCGAACGTTGGGAATTCATGCTGCAAGCGGGTGAATCGCCCGAGGAGATCGCGACCGACGAAAGCATCCGGCGCCTGCTCTCACGCTGGGGCCGGCCCGAGGACATGGTGATCGAGCGCAAGGCCGTCTACCGCTTCCACGCGCGCGTGGCCGATGCCTTCCGCCGTGGCCGCGTGTTCCTGGCTGGCGACGCCGCCCACATCACACCGCCCTTCGTGGGCCAGGGCCTGGTCGCGGGCCTGCGCGACGCCGCCAACCTCTGTTGGAAGCTCGCCTGGGTGCTGCGGCACCGTGCCGCACCGTCGATTCTCGACAGCTACGACACCGAGCGCCGCCCGCATGCGAAGGCCATGATCGCACTGGCCAGACGGATGGGCAGGCTGGTGATGCCAGGCAACGCCGCCGTCGCGATGTTGATGCATGGCCTGATGCGGCTGATCCGGCTCGTGCCGCCGCTGAGCACCTACGTCGCGGAGCTGGGCATCAAGCCCAAGAACCGTTTCGCGCGCGGACTGTTCGTGGCGGGGCGCGCGTCCTCGCACCTCGTCCGCGGCGGTGTGCTGCCCCAGGGTTGGCTGCGCGGCGCCGAGGGTTCGACGCGGTTGAGCGACGACGTGTTCGGCCCCTCGTTGACGCTGATCGGCTTCGGCCTGGACGCCGGCGCGCGGCTCGACGAGGCGACGCGGGCCGACTTCGCCGCTTGCGGCGGCAAGGTCGTGCAGATCCGCCATCGCGGCCAGCGCCTGCATCGAGCGGCGCACGGCGACTCCTGGGAGGACCTGCACGAAGCGCTGATTCCAGGCGCGGCCCCCTTCGGCTGGGCGGCGATCGTACGCCCGGACCGCACCGTGCTGCACGACGGTCCAGTGACCGAGGTGAATCGCCTCGTGCGCGAAGCGCTCGTTCTGCTCGGCGCGCCACGAGCGGCCGACATCGCCCCCGCCCTCCCCTACCGCATGAACGATGGAGCGGTCCTATGA
- a CDS encoding 2,4,5-trihydroxytoluene oxygenase — translation MTRLPTPHPARHPNPTVKAQALAYLMFERPDLELTERFLADFGLRVVARTNEALFLRGTAPTPFCYVALRGNKPRFVGFGLRLGSREDLEKLATLPGASEIEPVPWPGGGERIRLTDPSGFTVHAVSGAAEATGLPHRAPVQLNFADERPRINDTQRPPVSPPEVIRLGHVVLEVTDFQATADWYTRHFGFIPSDVQVLPDGSPAVAFMRLDLGDRPADHHTLALAQGVVPTYSHSAYEVVDADAVGMGQRVLRDKGWRHAWGIGRHILGSQIFDYWHDPYGDKHEHYTDGDLFTADVATGIHPTSRDAMAQWGQPMPRGFTQPRLTPATLIRTLRHLRRSPDLSVGKLITLARLFG, via the coding sequence ATGACGAGACTTCCGACCCCCCACCCTGCCCGTCATCCCAACCCGACGGTGAAGGCGCAGGCACTCGCCTACCTGATGTTCGAGCGTCCCGATCTCGAGCTCACCGAGCGCTTCCTCGCGGACTTCGGCCTGCGCGTGGTCGCGCGCACGAACGAAGCGCTATTCCTGCGCGGCACGGCACCCACGCCGTTCTGCTATGTCGCACTCCGAGGCAACAAACCGCGCTTCGTCGGCTTCGGCCTGCGCCTGGGTTCGCGCGAGGACCTGGAGAAACTCGCGACGTTGCCAGGCGCCTCGGAGATCGAGCCGGTGCCCTGGCCGGGCGGCGGTGAGCGCATCCGCCTGACCGATCCTTCCGGATTCACGGTGCACGCCGTGTCCGGCGCGGCCGAGGCCACGGGACTGCCGCACCGAGCGCCGGTGCAGCTCAACTTCGCGGACGAGCGCCCGCGCATCAACGACACGCAGCGGCCACCCGTCTCCCCGCCGGAAGTCATCCGCCTGGGCCACGTGGTGCTCGAAGTGACGGACTTCCAGGCGACCGCCGACTGGTACACGCGGCACTTCGGCTTCATCCCCTCCGACGTGCAGGTCCTGCCGGATGGCTCGCCGGCCGTCGCCTTCATGCGCCTGGATCTCGGCGACCGTCCGGCCGACCATCACACGCTGGCCCTGGCGCAGGGCGTGGTGCCGACCTACAGCCACAGCGCCTACGAAGTCGTGGACGCGGACGCCGTCGGCATGGGTCAGCGCGTGCTGCGCGACAAGGGGTGGAGGCATGCCTGGGGCATCGGCCGCCACATCCTCGGCAGCCAGATCTTCGACTACTGGCACGACCCCTACGGCGACAAGCATGAGCACTACACCGATGGCGATCTCTTCACCGCTGACGTGGCCACTGGCATCCACCCGACCTCTCGCGACGCGATGGCGCAATGGGGCCAGCCGATGCCACGCGGCTTCACCCAGCCCAGGCTCACGCCAGCGACTCTCATCCGGACCCTGCGCCACCTGCGCCGTAGCCCGGACCTGAGCGTCGGCAAGCTGATCACGCTGGCACGTCTGTTTGGCTAG
- a CDS encoding RDD family protein — translation MSASHPVYSAPRRPGLRVVHDGEELGSPYPKASLWMRLGARIVDVAVAWGLHVVCGAAGGVVALLFLLLADGMLQGQSVGKRIFGVKVMHLPTQSAARHRDSTLRNAPLALIVLLGMMPPPLGLVAGLAGLVVIGGIEALRVVRDPLGWRLGDTWAQTQVVDGKVVAGATVAARTPVAPARVPGRFLSAARVRRCRTFKKSRRGKPCASR, via the coding sequence GTGAGCGCCTCGCATCCGGTCTACTCCGCCCCCCGCCGTCCCGGCCTTCGCGTGGTGCACGATGGGGAGGAGCTCGGCTCGCCCTATCCCAAGGCCTCGCTGTGGATGAGGCTGGGCGCGCGCATCGTGGACGTCGCCGTGGCGTGGGGACTCCACGTGGTGTGCGGCGCCGCGGGCGGCGTGGTGGCGCTGCTCTTCCTGCTGCTGGCCGATGGCATGCTCCAGGGCCAGAGCGTGGGCAAGCGCATCTTCGGCGTGAAGGTGATGCACCTGCCCACGCAGTCGGCCGCGCGCCACCGCGACAGCACCCTGCGCAACGCACCCCTGGCGCTCATCGTCCTGCTGGGGATGATGCCTCCGCCCCTCGGCCTGGTGGCCGGTCTGGCGGGTCTGGTGGTCATTGGGGGCATCGAGGCCCTGCGCGTGGTGAGGGATCCGCTTGGTTGGCGGCTCGGTGATACCTGGGCCCAGACGCAGGTGGTGGACGGGAAGGTCGTCGCCGGAGCAACGGTTGCTGCACGCACGCCCGTGGCGCCCGCTCGCGTCCCAGGCCGGTTTTTGTCCGCGGCCCGGGTCCGCCGGTGCCGCACGTTCAAGAAGTCCAGAAGGGGAAAGCCTTGCGCATCGCGCTGA
- a CDS encoding TetR/AcrR family transcriptional regulator, whose product MCIITDDFVNFEPDAYIGRCLLFPDTMPKTTVPKRPQRSRQSPKPSTDEPTEKEPRGARRKRETRARLLEAALQLMSERGMEGVAINEITEAADVGFGSFYNHFESKEAIYEALVDTVFEDFADALDRLTADISDPAEVLAVSVRHALRRAQREPVWGRFLVREGLSARAVSRGLGQRLLRDIQKGLAAKRFKAEDPLMTFIAVGGTVLGALSAELHFGTLDASQAAPLDSLGLRGDELPERTAAMLLRTLGLSSAEAGAVSRRPLPEGGFVTDPAGSTPSEMRTKAR is encoded by the coding sequence ATGTGCATCATAACTGATGATTTTGTCAACTTTGAGCCGGATGCCTATATTGGCCGCTGTCTCCTCTTTCCCGACACCATGCCGAAGACCACCGTCCCGAAGCGCCCGCAGCGGTCGCGCCAGTCCCCGAAACCGTCGACGGATGAGCCCACGGAGAAGGAGCCGCGCGGCGCACGCCGCAAGCGTGAGACGCGGGCGCGTCTGCTGGAGGCGGCGCTGCAGTTGATGTCCGAGCGCGGAATGGAAGGGGTCGCGATCAACGAGATCACGGAAGCCGCCGACGTCGGCTTCGGCTCGTTCTACAACCACTTCGAGTCCAAGGAGGCGATCTACGAGGCGCTGGTGGACACCGTCTTCGAGGACTTCGCCGATGCACTCGACCGGCTCACGGCGGACATCAGCGATCCGGCGGAGGTTCTCGCGGTCTCTGTCCGCCACGCCCTCCGGCGTGCACAGCGGGAGCCCGTGTGGGGCCGCTTCCTGGTCCGCGAGGGCCTATCGGCACGCGCGGTGTCACGCGGCCTCGGCCAGCGCCTGCTGCGTGACATCCAGAAAGGCCTCGCGGCCAAACGCTTCAAGGCCGAGGATCCGCTGATGACCTTCATCGCCGTCGGCGGCACCGTGCTCGGTGCGCTCTCGGCGGAACTGCATTTTGGCACGCTCGACGCGTCGCAGGCCGCGCCGCTCGACAGCCTGGGCCTGCGGGGTGATGAGTTGCCGGAGCGCACGGCCGCCATGCTGCTGCGCACGCTCGGGCTTTCCTCGGCGGAAGCGGGGGCCGTCTCGCGGCGTCCGCTTCCCGAGGGGGGATTCGTCACGGACCCGGCCGGGAGCACCCCATCGGAAATGCGCACGAAGGCCAGGTGA
- a CDS encoding MBL fold metallo-hydrolase: MRYSLLLLPLALFLIGYAAYDPYVDSKIRQTLEHANAPVELGPGLHLVLCGTGTPQADEKHLPPCLAIVAGDQLLVFDAGEGTSRSLNLLGLHTREVDAVFITHWHSDHFGGLDMLINDSWIYGRKTALPVYGPRGVQQVLTGLAQAYSIDIGFRTAGRPDQLRAEQAATTAHEVEPTAHGELREIYRAGDVRVSAFLVEHEPVTPALGYRIDYAGQSIVISGDTKVSPHVAAAAAGADILVHEALCRALIDRALEVGKREGYTGQSQHIAEIIHYHADTLELAKLAERAGVKTLVLTHLIPSPPNWLAEKVFERGMSEHYHGRVVVGRDRLRITLPPKP, encoded by the coding sequence ATGCGATATTCATTGCTGCTCCTACCGCTCGCGCTCTTCCTGATCGGCTACGCCGCCTATGATCCCTACGTCGATAGCAAGATTCGGCAGACGCTGGAGCATGCGAACGCACCGGTAGAGCTCGGTCCCGGCCTCCATCTCGTGCTGTGCGGGACCGGAACGCCGCAGGCCGACGAGAAGCACCTGCCTCCCTGTCTGGCGATCGTCGCTGGGGATCAACTCCTGGTCTTCGATGCGGGCGAGGGCACCAGCCGCAGTCTGAATCTGCTGGGCCTGCACACGCGCGAAGTCGATGCGGTGTTCATCACCCATTGGCATTCAGACCACTTCGGGGGGCTCGACATGCTCATCAACGACTCCTGGATCTACGGCCGGAAGACCGCGCTGCCGGTCTATGGTCCGAGAGGGGTGCAGCAGGTGCTTACCGGGCTCGCGCAGGCCTACAGCATCGATATCGGCTTCCGCACGGCCGGTCGTCCGGACCAACTGAGGGCAGAACAAGCCGCCACCACCGCGCACGAGGTAGAACCCACCGCACACGGCGAGCTCCGGGAGATCTACCGGGCGGGCGACGTTCGCGTCAGCGCCTTTCTCGTCGAGCACGAGCCCGTCACGCCCGCGTTGGGTTACCGCATCGACTACGCGGGCCAGAGCATCGTGATCTCGGGCGATACCAAGGTGTCCCCGCATGTCGCCGCGGCTGCCGCGGGTGCGGACATCCTCGTCCACGAAGCCTTGTGCCGTGCGCTGATCGATCGTGCGCTCGAGGTCGGCAAGCGAGAGGGCTACACCGGTCAATCCCAGCACATCGCGGAGATCATCCACTACCACGCGGACACACTCGAGCTGGCGAAGCTGGCTGAACGCGCCGGAGTGAAGACGCTGGTGCTGACCCATCTGATCCCCAGCCCGCCGAACTGGCTCGCGGAGAAGGTCTTCGAGCGCGGCATGAGCGAGCACTACCACGGACGAGTCGTGGTGGGCCGAGACCGACTGCGCATCACCCTGCCGCCGAAGCCCTGA
- a CDS encoding SDR family oxidoreductase has translation MQGKTIIITGASAGIGEELAVTLASRGANLVLAARGEEALAQVKRRCEQSGGRAIAVGTDVTDLEACRRLVERAVEAFGGVDILINNAGISMWVRFEEVTDLSLFDRVMRVNYLGSVYCTHYALPHIKARKGLLVAISSLTGKTGVPTRSGYAASKHAMQGFFDSLRIELLGTGVDVLVVSPGFVATDIRARALGPDGQPLLESKRDEDRDTMDVDTCVAWITRAMENREREVVMTARAKVSMFLKLVAPGLVDRIVLRTLREKGS, from the coding sequence ATGCAAGGCAAGACAATCATCATCACGGGAGCTTCCGCGGGGATCGGGGAAGAGCTCGCCGTTACGCTCGCCTCACGAGGTGCGAACCTGGTGCTCGCGGCGAGGGGCGAGGAGGCGCTTGCCCAGGTGAAGCGGCGGTGCGAGCAGTCCGGGGGACGCGCCATCGCCGTGGGGACGGACGTCACGGATCTAGAGGCGTGCCGGCGCCTGGTCGAGCGCGCCGTCGAGGCCTTCGGTGGCGTCGACATCCTCATCAACAACGCGGGCATCTCCATGTGGGTGCGCTTCGAGGAGGTGACCGACCTCTCGCTCTTCGACCGTGTCATGCGCGTGAACTACCTGGGCTCCGTGTACTGCACCCATTACGCCCTGCCCCATATCAAGGCGCGCAAGGGGCTCCTGGTGGCCATCTCCTCGCTCACCGGGAAGACCGGGGTGCCCACACGGTCCGGCTACGCCGCGAGCAAACACGCCATGCAGGGGTTCTTCGACTCACTGCGCATCGAGCTGCTCGGCACGGGCGTGGACGTGCTGGTCGTGTCTCCCGGGTTCGTCGCCACGGACATCCGCGCGCGGGCGCTCGGTCCTGACGGCCAGCCACTCCTGGAGAGCAAGCGCGACGAGGACCGCGACACCATGGACGTGGATACCTGCGTGGCGTGGATCACTCGCGCCATGGAGAACCGCGAGCGTGAGGTGGTGATGACGGCCAGGGCGAAGGTGAGCATGTTTCTCAAGCTCGTCGCGCCAGGGCTGGTCGATCGCATCGTGCTCCGGACCCTTCGGGAGAAGGGTTCGTAG
- a CDS encoding fumarylacetoacetate hydrolase family protein yields MALHVVRFEHQGRARWGVIRENRITPVPADFATTGDFIRGTSIGELSTLSGPSLAETEVKLLSPVTRNQQFVCQGANYRQHMIESGMDPDTKTFNMIFTKAQSCIVPADSELVKPSHVRFLDYEIELGLVLKRELDRGVTVTQANLHEFIAGIVIVNDYSARDVQIPQMQFYKGKSYRTFGPVGPYLCLLEAQDIPRLEQLQLTLTVNGEVRQRDSTANLVFGPAETLTELSGLQDFFAGDLIATGTPAGCALSIPSPAMQRMGALLPEKKKWELFVKVQARRTQYLKAGDVVESRIVSPDGAINLGVQRNHVVDESRGAH; encoded by the coding sequence ATGGCATTGCATGTCGTGCGCTTCGAGCATCAGGGCCGCGCCCGGTGGGGCGTGATACGCGAGAACCGGATCACACCGGTTCCAGCCGACTTCGCGACCACGGGTGATTTCATCCGCGGCACGAGCATCGGCGAGCTTTCCACGCTTTCGGGCCCGAGCCTCGCCGAAACAGAGGTCAAGCTGCTTTCGCCGGTAACGCGCAACCAGCAGTTCGTCTGCCAGGGCGCGAACTACCGGCAGCACATGATCGAGTCCGGCATGGATCCGGACACCAAGACCTTCAACATGATCTTCACCAAGGCGCAGAGCTGCATCGTGCCCGCGGACAGCGAACTGGTGAAGCCCTCGCACGTGCGCTTCCTGGACTACGAAATCGAGCTGGGCCTGGTGCTCAAACGCGAGCTCGACCGCGGGGTCACGGTCACCCAGGCCAACCTGCACGAGTTCATCGCCGGCATCGTCATCGTCAACGACTACTCGGCGCGCGACGTTCAGATTCCGCAGATGCAGTTCTACAAGGGGAAGAGCTACCGTACCTTCGGACCGGTCGGCCCCTATCTGTGCCTGCTGGAGGCCCAGGACATCCCACGGCTCGAGCAACTCCAGCTCACGCTCACGGTGAACGGAGAGGTACGGCAGCGGGACTCCACCGCCAACCTCGTGTTCGGCCCGGCGGAGACGCTCACCGAGCTCTCGGGCCTGCAGGACTTCTTCGCCGGGGACTTGATCGCCACCGGAACGCCAGCCGGTTGCGCGCTCTCCATCCCCTCCCCCGCCATGCAGCGCATGGGAGCGCTCCTACCGGAAAAGAAGAAGTGGGAGCTCTTCGTGAAGGTTCAGGCGCGGAGGACCCAATACTTGAAGGCTGGCGACGTGGTCGAGTCACGCATTGTCAGCCCAGACGGCGCCATCAACCTCGGTGTGCAGCGCAACCACGTCGTGGACGAATCCCGAGGAGCTCACTGA
- a CDS encoding ABC transporter ATP-binding protein, giving the protein MNRGPCRRVAIVPAIEVIGLRKIYRRAFRAGHEALRGVDLSVPEGSAFGLIGPNGAGKTTFIKSILGIVQPTEGTVRVLGGSPEDPAIRARIGYLPERLHLPGSWVAPVFLATVARLKGQKPDKDANLRLLERVGLADALGRRIGGYSKGMRQRLGLAAALLGSPELLILDEPTDGIDPLGRVEVRRILQEEVQRGTTLFLNSHLLAETERLCDRVAILGEGKVLREGRLEELSRAGSRWAVRFAPGADAGALTAAGFTAGGAEGLYHVEAADVAGLNAALDKARATGALLVELKRDGQDLEAVLASAMGVAA; this is encoded by the coding sequence ATGAACAGAGGGCCCTGTCGTAGAGTGGCCATCGTGCCAGCCATCGAAGTCATCGGACTCCGTAAGATCTACCGGCGAGCGTTCCGAGCCGGACACGAGGCGCTGCGGGGTGTGGATCTCTCCGTGCCGGAGGGCAGTGCGTTCGGGTTGATCGGGCCGAACGGCGCGGGGAAGACGACGTTCATCAAGAGCATCCTGGGCATCGTGCAGCCCACGGAGGGGACGGTTCGGGTCCTGGGCGGCTCGCCGGAGGATCCTGCCATCCGGGCCCGCATCGGCTACCTGCCCGAGCGCCTGCACCTGCCGGGCTCGTGGGTGGCGCCGGTCTTCCTGGCCACGGTGGCGCGGCTCAAGGGGCAGAAGCCGGACAAGGACGCGAACCTGCGCCTGTTGGAGCGCGTGGGGCTGGCGGACGCGCTGGGCCGGCGCATCGGCGGCTACTCGAAGGGCATGCGCCAGCGGCTGGGGCTGGCGGCGGCGCTGCTGGGCAGCCCGGAGCTGCTGATCCTCGACGAGCCCACGGACGGCATCGATCCGCTGGGCCGGGTGGAGGTGCGGCGGATCCTCCAGGAGGAGGTGCAGCGGGGCACGACCCTCTTCCTCAACTCGCACCTGCTGGCGGAGACGGAGCGGCTGTGCGACCGGGTGGCGATCCTCGGGGAGGGCAAGGTGCTGCGCGAGGGGCGGTTGGAGGAGCTGTCGCGAGCCGGCTCGCGGTGGGCGGTGCGCTTCGCGCCGGGAGCGGACGCGGGCGCGCTGACCGCGGCGGGCTTCACCGCGGGAGGCGCCGAGGGGCTGTACCATGTGGAGGCGGCGGACGTGGCGGGGCTGAACGCGGCGCTGGACAAGGCGCGGGCCACGGGAGCGCTACTGGTGGAGCTCAAGCGGGACGGACAGGATCTGGAGGCCGTGCTGGCCTCGGCCATGGGGGTGGCGGCATGA
- the hemB gene encoding porphobilinogen synthase, with the protein MSFPIHRPRRLRRSPALREMVRETTLAPSDFIYPLFVVEGRDIRRPIGSMPGVFNLSLEHAVAEAKQARALGVPAVLLFGIPDHKDAQGSQAYARDGIVQRAVREIKNAIPDMLVMVDVCLCEYTDHGHCGVIEGGHVANDATLPLLAQMAVTCAQAGADVIAPSDMMDGRVAAIRSALDEVRLTEVPILSYAAKYASGFYGPFREAAQSTPQFGDRRTHQMDPGNVREALKEVDLDLEEGADMIMVKPALSYLDVIHRVRERVDVPVVAYNVSAEYSMVKAAAQNGWVDGDRLMLEILTSIKRAGSDLIITYHSLEAAKLLG; encoded by the coding sequence ATGTCCTTTCCGATCCATCGCCCCCGCCGCCTGCGCCGTTCCCCGGCCCTCCGTGAGATGGTGCGAGAGACCACGCTCGCGCCCTCGGACTTCATCTATCCGCTCTTCGTCGTCGAGGGCCGGGACATCCGCCGTCCGATCGGCTCCATGCCCGGTGTGTTCAACCTCTCGCTGGAGCATGCCGTCGCCGAGGCGAAGCAGGCCAGGGCCCTCGGCGTGCCTGCGGTGCTCCTCTTCGGCATCCCGGATCACAAGGACGCCCAGGGCTCGCAGGCCTATGCGCGCGACGGCATCGTCCAGCGCGCCGTGCGGGAGATCAAGAACGCCATCCCGGACATGCTCGTCATGGTGGACGTGTGCCTGTGCGAGTACACGGACCATGGCCACTGCGGCGTCATCGAGGGCGGCCACGTCGCCAACGACGCCACGCTGCCGCTGCTCGCGCAGATGGCGGTGACGTGCGCCCAGGCCGGCGCGGATGTCATCGCCCCCTCGGACATGATGGACGGGCGCGTCGCCGCCATCCGCTCGGCGCTCGACGAGGTGAGGCTCACCGAGGTGCCCATCCTCTCCTACGCGGCCAAGTACGCCTCGGGCTTCTACGGGCCCTTCCGCGAGGCCGCCCAGAGCACGCCCCAGTTCGGCGATCGCCGCACCCACCAGATGGATCCCGGCAACGTGCGCGAGGCCCTCAAGGAGGTCGATCTGGACCTGGAGGAGGGCGCGGACATGATCATGGTGAAGCCCGCGCTGTCCTACCTCGACGTCATCCACCGGGTGCGCGAGCGCGTGGACGTGCCGGTGGTCGCCTACAACGTGTCCGCCGAGTACTCCATGGTGAAGGCCGCCGCGCAGAACGGGTGGGTCGACGGAGATCGGCTGATGCTGGAGATTCTCACCTCCATCAAGCGCGCCGGCTCGGACCTCATCATCACGTACCACTCGCTCGAGGCCGCGAAGCTGCTCGGTTGA